A single region of the Sorghum bicolor cultivar BTx623 chromosome 9, Sorghum_bicolor_NCBIv3, whole genome shotgun sequence genome encodes:
- the LOC8061069 gene encoding myosin-17 isoform X4, giving the protein MAATLKIVVGSHIWLEDKDLAWIDGEVFRNEGQNVHVHTTNGKTVIVSISDIHPKDTEVPSDGIDDMTRLSYLHEPGVLNNLAVRYAKNIIYTYTGNILIAINPFQSLPHLSEPRTMEKYKGANFGELDPHVFAIADVSYRQMMNEGKSNSILVSGESGAGKTETTKMLMRYLAFLGGRSRTGGRTVEQQVLESNPVLEAFGNAKTVRNNNSSRFGKFVEIQFDKSGKISGAAIRTYLLERSRVCQINSPERNYHCFYFLCAAPSEDIKSYKLADPSSFHYLNQSTCIKLDEISDAKEYLATRSAMNTVGITEQEQEATFRVVAAVLHLGNISFVKGREVDSSVIKDEKARFHLNAAAELLMCDCGNLENALIKRKINTPEGVITTIVDPNSATVSRDGLAKQIYSRLFDWLVNRLNASIGQDTSSDRLIGVLDIYGFESFKTNSFEQLCINFTNEKLQQHFNQNVFKMEQEEYNREQIDWSYIEFVDNQDVLDLIEKKPGGIIALLDEACMFPKCTHESFSQKLYEKFRNNKRFCKPKLSRTAFTIQHYAGEVTYQSDHFLDKNRDYVVVEHQELLNASKCSFVSGLFPSVLEENTKASKSSIATRFKWQLQELMETLSSTEPHYIRCIKPNNQLKPTTFENINVLQQLRCSGVLEAIRISCAGYPTRKIFHDFLCRFCILAPEVFTERNNEKITCQKILDKMGLHGYQIGRTKVFLRAGQMAELDARRTEVRNKAAIAIQNRFHTHVAREQFLALRMTSISFQSFVRVILACKLHVFLRKQAAVLHIQKSYRCYFAWKTYSELCSSAITLQTGLRAFGAYNEYIIRKQNKASTYVQACWRCHRDHLNYLKMKRSVLIYQCAWRRRIARGELRKLKMAARDTETLKVEKEKLEEHVEELTSRLGLEKNLRIDLEKNKAREISKLQAALREMEQRVEEAIEMQERELAKKAIEEALAQEREKITVLTNEVDGLKVLLLREREENSATKSALIVTREENDVLNKKIVVADANMEQLRDTVKRLEETATTLETSLLSEKQQNTAIISQLAEAQQGIEVLQKKFEDANKTIDLLQDSLKRCEDNTSTRDALYVAERQEHDQTKQALSKAQERNGELLRKVDDSEKTINKMLENAQRLEKHATARESLLLKTKQNLDCTTKALTEARGRNRDLVTSFEDSAKKVNMLEDSLNRLEECTAEKDSLLAVERQENKTTKEELANAQKTINELVHESQKSQEIRKQLEDTIKRSDAFSSEDVPQLLFRYHHYTVIVTFQCDFERFEAESTARDTILLSEKQAHETTKKVLTEIQWRNEELIKKIQDCDKNTLELQLTVERLQENTSTAEALLLREREQNNATMKAQAETQERNLQLLNKLEDVDRKISLLQGNVQRLGDNTAKDTLLLSEKREKDALKEALTESEYKNEELLMKTEEANKKVEHLQNTINLLKENMAASLEAERQENEAIKRSLVEAQERNDVLFKKVRDSEYRAHQLQDTVQKLQVDAISRLSNFVMDKQDGDGVKNAHTEAHGTNEDLMRRNENLLKRNDDLVKKVEDSAILVTELRGNLERLEGKAANLEAENQLLRQQAIATPPSTAKSSQAACSKISMIHRCQESGHILNGNVAYAEMKSSTGPTETRPSMGSSLDLINHKDYENGQRLFNEVYQHQQPQNHQQLLLKYITQYLGFSGRKPIAAYLIYYCLLHWRSFEEAKTSVFDSIIQVVNSATEAQHDTRGLAYWLSNLSTLSVLLQRSFKASRATVSTSHRRRFSCERIFQANQTSSSGLACLSAQSVDGATAFHQIEARYPALLFKQQLVDQIEKVYGVISDKMKKELNPLLELCIQDPRTYSNQAKALMSPASGLGQQDQLMHWLSIVKIFNSYLHVLRANHVPSILVHKLLTQIFSMVNVQLFNRLLLRRECCSFSNGQYIKDGLTQLRYWCNDVSQEFADSAWVALRHIRQAVDFVVISLKPIRTWEEICNDICPALSLQQLERIVGMYWDDLNGTNVTSAEFISSMRATLREESNSVSSFSVLLDDDSSIPFSLEDISKSMPNIEETSVSDLLPFIHENQNFAFILQ; this is encoded by the exons ATG GCTGCCACATTAAAGATTGTTGTAGGCTCCCATATATGGCTGGAGGATAAAGATTTAGCTTGGATTGATGGCGAGGTTTTCCGAAATGAAGGTCAAAATGTCCATGTCCACACTACCAATGGAAAGACG GTTATTGTGAGCATATCAGACATTCATCCAAAGGACACAGAAGTGCCATCTGATGGCATTGATGACATGACAAGGCTATCATACCTGCATGAACCTGGTGTTCTAAATAATCTTGCTGTTCGATATGCAAAAAATATAATTTAT ACCTATACTGGCAATATTCTGATTGCAATTAATCCATTCCAAAGTCTGCCTCATCTTTCTGAGCCCCGTACCATGGAGAAGTACAAAGGTGCAAATTTTGGCGAGCTAGACCCTCATGTGTTTGCAATTGCCGATGTTTCTTACAG GCAGATGATGAATGAGGGAAAGAGCAACTCCATTTTGGTGAGTGGTGAAAGTGGTGCTGGTAAAACTGAAACCACAAAGATGCTAATGAGATATCTTGCTTTTTTGGGCGGACGGTCTAGAACAGGCGGGAGGACAGTTGAACAACAAGTATTAGAA TCTAATCCAGTCCTTGAAGCTTTTGGCAATGCAAAGACTGTCCGTAACAACAACTCAAG TCGATTTGGAAAATTTGTTGAAATCCAATTTGACAAGAGTGGGAAGATATCAGGTGCTGCCATTAGAACATACTTGCTTGAAAGATCTCGTGTTTGCCAAATCAATAGTCCAGAGAGAAACTACCATTGCTTTTACTTCCTATGTGCAGCACCATCGGAG GATATCAAAAGCTATAAGCTTGCTGACCCATCATCATTCCACTATCTCAACCAATCCACGTGCATTAAACTTGACGAAATTAGTGATGCTAAGGAATATCTTGCAACACGAAGTGCAATGAATACAGTTGGCATTACTGAGCAAGAACAG GAGGCTACATTCCGGGTAGTTGCTGCTGTGCTCCATCTTGGTAACATCAGTTTTGTGAAAGGGAGAGAGGTAGATTCATCTGTAATAAAGGACGAGAAAGCTAGGTTCCATCTTAATGCAGCAGCAGAGCTCTTGAT GTGTGATTGTGGGAATCTGGAGAATGCATTAATAAAGAGGAAAATAAATACACCAGAAGGAGTTATAACCACAATAGTTGATCCTAATTCTGCTACTGTTAGCAGGGATGGCTTAGCAAAGCAAATATATTCTCGACTATTTGACTG GCTCGTAAACAGACTAAATGCCTCCATAGGACAAGATACATCCTCTGACCGATTGATTGGAGTACTTGATATCTATGGTTTCGAAAGTTTTAAGACTAATAG CTTTGAGCAATTATGCATCAATTTCACCAATGAAAAACTTCAACAGCATTTTAATCAG AATGTCTTCAAAATGGAGCAGGAAGAGTATAATAGGGAGCAGATCGACTGGAGCTACATAGAATTTGTCGACAACCAAGATGTTCTAGACTTAATTGAGAAG aagCCTGGTGGAATTATTGCACTGCTTGATGAAGCTTG TATGTTTCCTAAGTGCACACATGAATCATTTTCTCAGAAGCTGTATGAGAAATTCAGGAATAACAAAAGATTTTGCAAACCAAAGCTTTCTCGCACTGCGTTTACCATACAGCATTATGCAGGAGAA GTAACTTACCAATCTGATCATTTCCTGGACAAAAACAGAGACTATGTAGTTGTAGAACATCAAGAATTACTTAATGCTTCCAAGTGCTCTTTTGTGTCAGGGTTATTCCCATCAGTACTAGAGGAGAACACAAAAGCATCAAAGTCTTCCATTGCTACTCGCTTCAAG TGGCAACTCCAAGAACTAATGGAGACTTTGAGTTCTACGGAACCTCATTACATCAGATGTATTAAGCCCAACAATCAACTTAAGCCTACTACTTTTGAGAACATCAATGTTCTGCAGCAACTCCGGTGTTCA GGTGTTCTTGAAGCTATTAGAATCAGTTGTGCTGGATATCCTACAAgaaaaatatttcatgattttctcTGTCGATTTTGCATTCTTGCTCCTGAAGTTTTCACAGAAAG AAACAATGAAAAGATAACATGCCAAAAGATTTTGGACAAGATGGGACTCCATGGTTATCAG ATTGGAAGAACAAAGGTGTTCCTGAGAGCTGGTCAGATGGCTGAATTAGATGCTAGAAGAACTGAAGTGCGGAATAAAGCAGCTATAGCTATTCAGAATAGATTTCACACTCATGTTGCTCGTGAGCAATTCCTTGCATTACGCATGACATCAATATCTTTTCAATCTTTTGTTAGAG TGATATTGGCCTGCAAGTTACATGTTTTCCTCAGAAAACAAGCTGCAGTACTGCATATACAGAAAAGTTACCGCTGCTATTTTGCTTGGAAGACTTATTCAGAGCTATGTTCTTCAGCCATTACATTGCAGACAGGGTTAAGGGCCTTTGGTGCTTATAACGAATACATTAtcagaaaacaaaataaagCCTCTACTTATGTCCAG GCTTGTTGGCGTTGCCATAGGGATCATTTGAATTACCTTAAAATGAAAAGATCGGTGCTAATTTACCAGTGTGCATGGAGAAGACGGATTGCTAGAGGAGAACTCAGAAAGCTCAAAATG GCTGCAAGGGACACAGAAACCCTGAAGGTGGAGAAGGAGAAACTTGAGGAGCACGTGGAAGAGCTGACTAGCCGTTTGGGCTTGGAAAAGAATCTTAGG ATTGATCTAGAGAAGAATAAGGCAAGAGAAATTTCCAAACTACAGGCTGCTCTTCGTGAGATGGAGCAGCGGGTTGAAGAAGCCATAGAGATGCAGGAAAGAGAATTAGCCAAAAAGGCTATTGAGGAAGCtttagctcaagaaagagaaaagatcaCCGTATTAACTAATGAAGTTGATGGGTTGAAG GTACTACTATTAAGAGAACGAGAAGAAAACAGTGCAACTAAGAGTGCACTCATTGTTACTCGGGAAGAAAATGATGTGCTGAATAAGAAAATTGTGGTTGCAGATGCAAACATGGAGCAGCTTAGAGATACTGTAAAGAG ACTTGAAGAAACTGCAACAACTTTGGAGACTTCATTGTTATCTGAGAAACAACAGAATACTGCAATAATTTCACAATTAGCTGAAGCACAACAGGGCATTGAAGTACTGCAGAAGAAATTTGAAGATGCCAATAAGACAATTGATCTGCTTCAAGATTCTTTGAAAAG GTGTGAGGACAACACAAGCACAAGGGATGCCTTATATGTAGCAGAAAGGCAGGAGCATGATCAAACCAAACAAGCACTTTCCAAAGCTCAGGAAAGAAATGGGGAATTGCTTAGGAAAGTTGATGATAGTGAGAAAACTATAAACAAGATGCTGGAGAATGCTCAGAG ACTTGAGAAACATGCAACAGCAAGGGAATCTTTGCTTCTTAAGACAAAGCAGAATCTTGACTGCACTACAAAAGCACTAACTGAAGCACGAGGGAGAAACCGAGACTTAGTGACAAGTTTTGAGGATTCAGCTAAAAAAGTCAATATGCTTGAGGATTCACTTAACAG ACTAGAAGAATGCACAGCAGAGAAAGACTCTTTGTTGGCAGTAGAAAGACAAGAAAACAAAACGACCAAAGAAGAACTGGCTAATGCCCAGAAAACAATTAATGAATTAGTACACGAGTCACAGAAGTCCCAGGAAATAAGAAAACAATTGGAAGATACCATCAAGAGGTCTGATGCTTTTTCTTCAGAGGACGTGCCCCAACTTCTTTTTCGATATCATCATTACACTGTGATAGTGACTTTTCAGTGTGATTTTGAAAGGTTTGAAGCAGAATCTACTGCCAGAGACACAATATTATTATCAGAGAAACAGGCACATGAGACGACCAAGAAAGTTCTAACTGAAATTCAGTGGAGAAATGAAGAGTTGATCAAGAAAATTCAGGATTGTGATAAAAATACTCTTGAGCTTCAGCTAACTGTGGAGAG GCTTCAGGAAAACACATCTACTGCAGAGGCTTTACTGTTGAGAGAACGTGAACAAAACAATGCAACCATGAAGGCACAAGCTGAAACTCAAGAAAGAAATTTGCAGTTACTAAACAAGCTTGAGGACGTTGACAGAAAAATCAGTCTTCTTCAAGGAAATGTACAAAG GCTTGGTGATAACACAGCAAAAGACACTTTGCTGCTATCTGAGAAACGTGAGAAGGATGCCCTGAAGGAAGCACTTACTGAGAGTGAATACAAAAATGAAGAGTTACTGATGAAAACTGAAGAAGCCAACAAAAAAGTTGAGCATCTTCAAAACACTATAAATTT GCTTAAGGAGAATATGGCAGCTTCTTTGGAAGCTGAAAGACAAGAAAATGAAGCAATCAAGAGGTCCCTTGTTGAAGCTCAGGAGAGAAACGATGTATTATTTAAGAAAGTTAGGGATAGCGAATACAGGGCCCACCAGCTTCAAGATACTGTCCAAAA GCTTCAAGTAGATGCCATATCTAGACTGTCTAACTTTGTAATGGACAAACAAGATGGCGATGGTGTCAAGAATGCACATACTGAAGCTCATGGAACAAATGAAGATCTAATGAGGAGAAATGAAAACCTCCTAAAAAGGAATGATGACTTGGTGAAGAAGGTTGAAGATTCTGCTATACTTGTTACTGAGCTTCGAGGGAACTTAGAAAG GTTAGAAGGGAAAGCTGCCAACTTAGAGGCTGAAAATCAATTGCTTCGTCAACAAGCAATTGCAACTCCTCCATCCACAGCAAAGTCTTCTCAAGCTGCATGCTCTAAAATCAGTATGATCCAT AGATGTCAAGAAAGTGGTCATATTTTAAATGGCAACGTAGCATATGCTGAAATGAAGTCCTCAACCGGTCCAACAGAAACGAGACCCTCAATG GGTAGTTCCCTTGATTTGATTAACCACAAGGATTATGAAAATGGGCAAAGGTTATTTAATGAAGTATATCAG CACCAGCAACCCCAGAATCATCAGCAGTTATTGCTCAAATATATTACCCAGTATCTTGGATTCTCTGGGAGAAAACCTATTGCTGCTTATCTTATATACTATTGTCTTCTTCATTGGAGATCTTTTGAAGAAGCAAAGACAAGTGTCTTTGACAGTATTATACAAGTTGTAAACTCAGCAACTGAG gctcaacatgatacgAGAGGCTTGGCCTACTGGCTGTCCAACTTATCCACATTGTCAGTTCTCCTGCAACGCTCATTTAAAGCTTCCAGGGCAACTGTCTCAACTTCACATAGACGAAGGTTTTCCTGTGAAAGGATTTTTCAAGCCAATCAAACTTCAAGCAGTGGACTTGCTTGTCTCAGTGCTCAATCAGTGGATGGAGCTACCGCGTTTCACCAAATTGAAGCAAGATATCCGGCTTTGCTCTTCAAGCAGCAGCTAGTGGATCAGATTGAAAAGGTGTATGGAGTGATAAGCGACAAAATGAAAAAGGAGCTAAACCCATTACTTGAGTTGTGCATACAG GATCCAAGAACTTACTCAAATCAAGCAAAGGCCTTGATGTCTCCTGCTAGTGGCTTGGGCCAACAGGACCAACTCATGCATTGGCTGAGCATCGTGAAAATCTTCAATAGCTATTTGCATGTTCTCAGAGCCAATCAT GTCCCCTCAATTTTGGTCCACAAATTGCTTACCCAAATATTTTCTATGGTCAATGTGCAATTATTTAACAG GCTTCTCTTGAGGCGTGAGTGCTGTTCCTTTAGCAATGGGCAATACATCAAAGATGGGCTAACTCAACTAAGATATTGGTGCAATGACGTCAGTCAAGAG TTTGCAGACTCCGCATGGGTAGCACTGAGGCATATAAGACAAGCTGTTGACTTTGTG GTAATTTCTCTGAAGCCAATAAGGACATGGGAAGAGATATGCAATGATATTTGCCCG GCTCTCAGTTTGCAGCAGCTAGAGCGGATAGTCGGTATGTATTGGGACGATTTAAATGGCACAAACGTAACATCTGCCGAG TTCATATCAAGCATGAGAGCTACGCTGCGTGAAGAATCAAATAGCGTCTCCAGCTTTTCGGTCCTGCTGGATGATGATTCCAG CATACCTTTTTCGCTTGAAGATATCTCGAAGTCGATGCCAAACATTGAGGAGACGTCAGTTAGTGACCTGCTACCTTTTATCCACGAGAACCAAAATTTTGCGTTTATATTGCAATAG